In the Glycine max cultivar Williams 82 chromosome 19, Glycine_max_v4.0, whole genome shotgun sequence genome, TACTTTCACCAAATGAATATCTCAATCTTACTGAAACACAGTATGGCAACCATGCGGCACCACCAGCAGCATTGACATGAGGGATGTGAGCAGAATCAAGAACAACAGTAAGCGCAAAATCAACAGAATTATGCAGGCGGTCATAATGGATGTTGCTCCTGAATGCAGATGAGTTCTCAGAGTTCTCATCCACATTCAACCCAGAATGATTTTCAAGACATAATTCAATCCGTGGCTTTTGAGCTGAAACAACATCTCCAACTTGGGCCTGTGATAATCCCTTTTTCCAAGCAATTAATTTCAAGAATTCTCTCAGTACTGATACAGGTAAAGTAAGCATAGTTATGAATGATGCAACACGAGAAGCATCATAGGGTTCTGAAGCCACCCGACGGCTGAAGTAGTCACATATTTCACTTATTTCAGATTGACTTAATTCCTCTGGTGCAGGATTTGAATTttgctgttgttgctgttgctgaTGGTGAAAGCGTTTTACACTTAATACCTGAAGAAGAAGCTGAACTCTGTGGACACTAACAGCAAATACATATCCTCTGCAGAAGAATGAAAAGACAGCATTTCAGCTTAGTGTGTCTAATAACTGGAATAAGAATAGCAAATATTTAAGAAGAGCCTGAGAAGACACTAGCTGTTTCCTTTTTTAAGCTTAGTTACAATTTTTATCCTAGTTTCACCAAATATGACTTTGGTTCCTCTTATTGCTACATTACCCTGTAGTTCGTATCTAAGCAATCAAAGACCCCATCACACAGTTTTTGCTCACATGGCTTTAAATTTGACTTCTTACTCTTGTAATATAAAATGTGTAGCACCTTAGTTATGTGGGTCATCACTGTCTCCCACTCTAACTACATTTATAAAGCTACACCTGAGGGCTGAGCCAGTACAGTTGATGGTACAAAGAAAGGGAAACCCTAGGGAAGCACTAATCAGTTTCTAGTTTCGATAATGCCGAGTCCATGTGCCAAAATGACCCATTAGCAAAAATAGCCACTTGAAACAGATTATGGGCAGGGGAACATAAATTTGCATCAACTTCTAAACCTAGGAGATAATGTTCCAACTGAAATTAAGGGGGCTAATTTTGAACTCTCCTAACACTGGAGAGATCAAAATgaaatcaactttatttttcctttttgccaACTATAGGTAATAAAGTCATAAGGTATCAATATGCATAATATTCATtcacataaaaatcaatttgatgtATCATGCtcatattaagaaataaaaaataaaaaagaaattgattaaAGACATGAACTCACCAGGCTAAATCACCCAAGGGAACAAAGAAATGAAACAAACAAGGAAGTAAAACTGCAATTATTCCCCTTTAAGTGGCAGGGTAAAGATATAGCAAAAATCCATGTATCAAGAAGGAATGCAAAAATTATAGCAGTggtgtttaaataaaaaatttctagaAACAAAAGAAGTGAAGTAACACAGAAGGGGGAGCGGGACAAGGTACTTACCCAACAAAAAAACGCAAGGCAGGCTGCTCAGGGTCCAAATTCAAAAGTGTGCCTTCATTTTCCTTCAAAATAGATCCTAGGATCTCTTTCAAAAGTTCAGGTAACTGGGCAAAAAGCCATAACACTCCAAGATACTTTAGAATACCTCTCAAAACCTTCTTAAGAGCAACAAGAGGAACCCAACCACCCCCATATCCTCCATCATCACCAAGACCAATAATGGCTGTATTCAACTCACCTCTGACATGTGCAGGGACAACTGTTCCAGGTGGCCTCCGAAGAGAGACAGCTGATGTCATCAAAGCTAAGTTTGAAGAGCCTGCTAAAGCATTTCCCACACGGTTTAAACTAGCTACTTGGTTTCCTGTCCTAGGCATTGCAGCAGAAATTGGCAGGTTTATTCTATTTCCATTTGCAGCCATCATCTGGGATCCTGAACCAGGGTTTGGATTATTTGAATTTGCCAGCCCACCTGCTTGTTGTCCAGTGAAACTAGGATCCAATCCATTCAGTTCCTGGGCAACATGTTCCATGATAAAAGGCCGAAACTGGGGGCAAGGCAGTGACCCTCCAGAAAGTCGACCCTCTTTAGGAGGTGTAGCAGGCTGCAACCACACCTGATCTCCTGCAAAGCAACGCATGTCAACAGCAAACTGTTTCCTGTACATGATTCGTATCCAATATGGACCACGGAGCACAACAGAGACATCAATGGGCAAAAGTGAACTAGGAACAATGCCCGGGCCGCCACGCCCAGAAGCAGCTAACATTGAAAGGGTTTGACTAGTGAGACCACTAGCAGTAGGCATGACAGTGTTTGCCCCAGGTCCAGATGTTGGCTGACCAACATTAGTAGTTGAATTACCAAGCAGAAGTCCCTGTGAAGATATATAACTACCAGTCTGTTTAGGAATAGATGATAAGGCAGCTGCAACCCCTGGAACAGGACCAGCTCTTGCTGGCCTGGTTGCAGCTGCCAGAGCATGCAAGGGTCCTGCAGTCAGTCGAATGCAATCCAAAAGCGGTGAAACTTCACCTCCATTTATGAAATCTTCCAGAAACTGTGCagaataaaaacatcaaatttagTAAATACATAGGCAGGAATTTATCTTGGGAACAGATCCAGGACAAAATATTAGATATATCTATACAAATGACAACTTAAAATTAAGGAATTGGTTTCTCATCACCACTGAaatatcaaaggaaaaaaatggtATCAAGCATTACCTGTCATACATCAGCAGAAATACCCGTAACAATTAAATTAACACAATGCTTTTTCAAGTCTAAGTTTTACAAAGTCAGCTGAGCAAGCAAAAGAAAGATGTTCCACAGTAATTTCACCCAAAAGATAGCATAAATAATCAGGGTAAATATGCAATGTACCAGCTAAAGTCAAAGGAGAGCAATACCTTAGCAGGATCATGTGTATTAAGTCCAAGAACAATACAATGGAGGAAATAACGAACATGGTGAACCAAGAAAACAGATCAAGGCCAAAATGAACACAACAGAAAAATATGCATCTATTACTGATGCCAAAATGAACACAATGGGGAAAAAAAATCAGTCAAAGAGGAATTAACAAACCTTGGTATGAGGCCAAAGTTGATCAGGAGATACATGCATAGTGCAACCCTCTTTACCAGATTCCCATTCAACAACAAAACGAGCAAGGACACTTGAACCAAAGCTAAACCACAAGCTCATCAGTCCAACTGCCTCAATTCTAAATGCCCTTCTCATCTGTTCAGTTAGTTTGTCTGCAGTATCCGGAGCAACCTTGGTACTGGATGTTTTGGTGTCAGAACTTGTAACTAGCTCTTCTGACTTCTCCTCTGCTCTTACACCAAGCAACTTCCTCATGCCAAGGGCAAATGTTCTTGCATTGGCAAGCCTTTGGATATCAGCCACCAATTTCTTTATACTATCTACTTCAACAGATTGATAACTCAAAACAACACCATCTGGATCATAATGTATATGTGAATCTAAGTCAGATGTATTAGCAATTCGTACACCTGAACCCCATGGCGTATTATTGCTCCCTTTCTGAAGCTCCCATAAATCCCTGAAGTGCTGATCATTTATTTTAACATCCCAGTACATGCAACCAGGTCTTCCAAGTCGCAAGCATATATGCTGCCATGAGTCACCTCTAGCAAGTGGAAGTCGAAACCAAATGTTAGAGGATCCGCTTCTCAAACCCACTTCTTCAACATATGAGATGTCTAATGCATCCATCTGGCTGGTTAGTCTAGCATGCTTAATGCAAAGTGAACAATGCCTGACCACATGAAGAAGAGCCGCAATGTAAATGCTAGATGGAACATTCCCTTTATTTACTTCTGCGATTAAACTTCCATAACTGTATCCTTCTTTTTTGGGTATCATTTCAGCGGACATGACACCTTGTGGCAAAGATAGTTGACAGCCAGATGAATCAgaaatttttcttctcttgcAGATTCCTGGGTTGCTTTCAACACCTTGAAGAGATGGAATCAAAGTCAACATATCCGAAGCTGTTCGTTTTCTAGATTTCTTATCATTTTTGGAGGTAACATCTTCACCCGTGTTATAACTAACTGTTGATTCCAGTGTTTGGGCTGGCAAACATTCATTTTTCCAGTCATATATtacttaaagaaagaaaaaataaataacagcaTGAATAACTCCACATGATAAAGATGAAGATGCAAAGAAAGTATCTTACATACGGGAGTTGTAGCACATGAACTGGATCCAGCAGCCTTAAATGATTCAACTTCAAGTCCATTAGGTCTGGAATTTGGTATGGACATTCGAGAGCCAGTCGGTCGTGGAGGAGATAATAGTCGAGATGACCGACTTCCAGATAAAGCATCGTTGGAAGTATCACTCAACAATCTTAGCTGTTCTTCATCCATTGCAGAAGAGGAACTAATGTCAACTGAATGCGGAGATTTAAGAGAAGCCAAATCCTGTTCAGACTTGGAAGCAGATAGTTTTTTCCCAGCAGAGTTCCTTCCTTGTCCAGTTGTTATCGAGCCAACAGAACTGGACTGAAGTGGGCCCTTCACACTATAGTGGTTAGTAGCACCAGAAGCTTTTGTTACATTACTAACCTGTGACATCTGCATTCCTACTTCCCACTTCGGCGAAGGGCTTCCAGCCTTTAAACTATGGAAATTCATAGGGACAGAGCCATATTGAGAAGGGAGGGATGTATTCACAGATGATGGAAGACTTTTAACAGAGAATGGAGGCATTGAAGACCCTTTCTCAAGTCCAAACACTTCATCAACAAGTGATGAAAAACCTGATGGATGACCTTTTGCAATCTGTATGGAATTCTCAAGGTGAACATCAGAAAAAAACTCATCTCCAGATGTTTGATTTGGACCAACAGCACTGGGCAAAACAGAACGTAATTTTCCCCAGTCAACCAGGCTTAAATTCATTTCATCTTCCTGAACCTGCATCTGTCCTATATTGATTTCCTTGATCCGCAGCACCTGATTCAGGTCACCGGATAAATTATCTTTTCCAGATGGGTCAGGC is a window encoding:
- the LOC100783484 gene encoding mediator of RNA polymerase II transcription subunit 14 is translated as MASELGQQTVELSTLVTRAAHDSYASLKELVDKCKSSELSDTDKKISILKFLSKTQQRMIRLNVLSKWCQQVPLIQHCQLLASTVSNHDMCFTQAADSLFFMHEGLQQARAPVYDVPSAIDILLTGSYQRLPKCIEDVGTQYALTEEQQKPALKKLDTLVRSKLLQVSIPKEFSDIKVSDGTAMLRVDGEFKVLITLGYRGHLSLWRILHLELLVGEKNKPVKLEATRRHLLGDDLERRMAAAENPFSVLYSVLHELCVALVMDTVIRQVQVLRQGRWKDAIRFELISEGHGASSSSAQNPDGESDSSAMRTPGLKIVYWLDFDKNAGASESGTCPFIKIEPGSDLQIKCLHSIFVIDPLTAKDAEFVLDQSCIDVERLLLRAICCNRYTRLLEIKRELVKNVQVCRTTDDVVLQSQMGEPDIEYKQKDEKCHSKDFEGHEVLRVRAYGSSFFTLGINIRNGRFLLQSSQDIVVSSALLECEEALNQGSMTAAEVFISLRSKSILHLFASVGRVLGLEVYEHGFNTVKIPKNVSNGSAMLLMGFPDCGSSYFLLMQLDKDFKPLFKLLETQPDPSGKDNLSGDLNQVLRIKEINIGQMQVQEDEMNLSLVDWGKLRSVLPSAVGPNQTSGDEFFSDVHLENSIQIAKGHPSGFSSLVDEVFGLEKGSSMPPFSVKSLPSSVNTSLPSQYGSVPMNFHSLKAGSPSPKWEVGMQMSQVSNVTKASGATNHYSVKGPLQSSSVGSITTGQGRNSAGKKLSASKSEQDLASLKSPHSVDISSSSAMDEEQLRLLSDTSNDALSGSRSSRLLSPPRPTGSRMSIPNSRPNGLEVESFKAAGSSSCATTPVSQTLESTVSYNTGEDVTSKNDKKSRKRTASDMLTLIPSLQGVESNPGICKRRKISDSSGCQLSLPQGVMSAEMIPKKEGYSYGSLIAEVNKGNVPSSIYIAALLHVVRHCSLCIKHARLTSQMDALDISYVEEVGLRSGSSNIWFRLPLARGDSWQHICLRLGRPGCMYWDVKINDQHFRDLWELQKGSNNTPWGSGVRIANTSDLDSHIHYDPDGVVLSYQSVEVDSIKKLVADIQRLANARTFALGMRKLLGVRAEEKSEELVTSSDTKTSSTKVAPDTADKLTEQMRRAFRIEAVGLMSLWFSFGSSVLARFVVEWESGKEGCTMHVSPDQLWPHTKFLEDFINGGEVSPLLDCIRLTAGPLHALAAATRPARAGPVPGVAAALSSIPKQTGSYISSQGLLLGNSTTNVGQPTSGPGANTVMPTASGLTSQTLSMLAASGRGGPGIVPSSLLPIDVSVVLRGPYWIRIMYRKQFAVDMRCFAGDQVWLQPATPPKEGRLSGGSLPCPQFRPFIMEHVAQELNGLDPSFTGQQAGGLANSNNPNPGSGSQMMAANGNRINLPISAAMPRTGNQVASLNRVGNALAGSSNLALMTSAVSLRRPPGTVVPAHVRGELNTAIIGLGDDGGYGGGWVPLVALKKVLRGILKYLGVLWLFAQLPELLKEILGSILKENEGTLLNLDPEQPALRFFVGGYVFAVSVHRVQLLLQVLSVKRFHHQQQQQQQNSNPAPEELSQSEISEICDYFSRRVASEPYDASRVASFITMLTLPVSVLREFLKLIAWKKGLSQAQVGDVVSAQKPRIELCLENHSGLNVDENSENSSAFRSNIHYDRLHNSVDFALTVVLDSAHIPHVNAAGGAAWLPYCVSVRLRYSFGESTNVSFIGMNGSHGGRACWLRVDDWEKCKQRVARTVEVNGNSAADVSQGRLKLVADSVQRNLHMCIQGLRDGSGVTASSGAT